A portion of the Mesobacillus sp. AQ2 genome contains these proteins:
- the dnaA gene encoding chromosomal replication initiator protein DnaA codes for MENIADLWNNALAKIEKKISKPSFDTWLKSTKAHSLQGDVLTITAPNEFARDWLEERYSQLISGILYEITGEELAVKFIIPQNQNQEDLDIPLPPRRVKKEEDTPDLPVSMLNPKYTFDTFVIGSGNRFAHAASLAVAEAPAKAYNPLFIYGGVGLGKTHLMHAIGHYVQDHNPNAKVVYLSSEKFTNEFINSIRDNKAGDFRDKYRNVDVLLIDDIQFLAGKEQTQEEFFHTFNTLHEESKQIVISSDRPPKEIPTLEDRLRSRFEWGLITDITPPDLETRIAILRKKAKAEGLDIPNEVMLYIANQIDSNIRELEGALIRVVAYSSLINKDINADLAAEALKDIIPSSKPKVITILDIQRVVGQHFNVKLEDFKAKKRTKSVAYPRQIAMYLSRELTDFSLPKIGEEFGGRDHTTVIHAHEKISKMISTDTNLQRQLKDINEQLRV; via the coding sequence GATTACAGCACCGAACGAGTTTGCCCGCGATTGGCTGGAAGAGCGCTATTCCCAGCTCATCAGCGGCATTTTGTATGAAATTACTGGTGAAGAGCTTGCTGTTAAATTCATCATTCCCCAAAACCAGAATCAAGAAGATCTTGATATTCCCTTGCCGCCCAGAAGGGTCAAGAAGGAAGAAGACACGCCCGATTTGCCAGTCAGCATGCTGAATCCAAAGTATACATTCGATACTTTTGTCATTGGATCAGGCAATCGTTTCGCCCACGCGGCGTCGCTTGCAGTAGCTGAAGCGCCGGCAAAAGCCTATAACCCTTTATTCATCTACGGGGGCGTAGGACTTGGTAAAACTCACTTGATGCATGCAATTGGGCACTATGTCCAGGATCATAATCCGAATGCGAAAGTGGTTTATTTGTCATCTGAAAAATTCACAAATGAATTTATTAATTCAATCAGGGACAACAAAGCAGGAGATTTCCGCGATAAATATCGTAATGTTGATGTACTGCTTATTGATGATATTCAGTTCCTGGCGGGGAAAGAACAAACGCAAGAAGAATTTTTCCATACATTCAATACTTTGCATGAAGAAAGCAAGCAGATTGTCATCTCCAGTGACCGTCCGCCAAAAGAAATTCCGACTCTTGAGGACAGGCTGAGATCCCGTTTCGAATGGGGTTTGATCACTGATATTACGCCGCCTGACTTGGAAACAAGAATCGCGATCCTGCGCAAAAAAGCGAAAGCAGAAGGATTGGATATTCCTAATGAGGTCATGCTTTATATCGCGAACCAGATCGACTCCAACATCCGTGAACTTGAGGGAGCCTTGATCCGTGTGGTCGCGTACTCTTCACTCATCAATAAGGATATCAATGCAGACCTGGCTGCCGAGGCATTGAAGGATATTATTCCGAGCTCGAAGCCAAAGGTGATTACAATCCTGGATATCCAAAGAGTCGTTGGGCAGCATTTCAATGTTAAGCTCGAGGATTTCAAAGCGAAGAAACGGACAAAATCCGTCGCTTATCCAAGGCAAATCGCCATGTACTTATCAAGGGAGCTGACAGATTTCTCTCTTCCAAAGATCGGGGAAGAATTCGGAGGACGTGACCATACAACCGTCATCCATGCTCATGAGAAAATTTCTAAAATGATTTCAACTGATACAAATCTGCAAAGGCAGTTAAAAGATATAAATGAACAATTAAGGGTTTAG